ACCTCCGCTGAAATGCTGAAAGATATCGGCGCTAAATACATCATCATCGGCCACTCTGAGCGTCGTACTTACCACGCTGAATCCGATGAGCTGATCGCGAAAAAATTCGCCGTGCTGAAAGAGCAGGGTCTGGTTCCGGTGCTGTGCATCGGTGAAACTGAAGCGGAAAACGAAGCGGGTAAAACCGAAGAAGTGTGCGCTCGCCAGATCGATGCCGTGCTGAAAACGCAGGGCGCGAGCGCGTTCGAAGGCGTGGTTATCGCGTACGAACCCGTTTGGGCGATCGGTACCGGCAAATCCGCTACCCCGGCGCAGGCTCAGGCCGTGCACAAATTTATCCGTGACCACATTGCTAAAGCCGACGCGAAAGTGGCTGAGCAAGTGATCATCCAGTACGGCGGTTCTGTTAACGCCAGCAACGCGGCAGAACTCTTTGCCCAGCCGGATATCGACGGCGCGCTGGTTGGCGGTGCTTCCCTGAAAGCCGACGCCTTCGCAGTGATCGTTAAAGCTGCTGAAGCCGCTAAACAGGCGTAATGCTGCTACCCTCTCCCGCCCGGGAGAGGGTCTCTTCTACAATTTCCCCAGTACTTTAAACCACGCGTAATCAAGCGGCAGCAACAGCAGATAACTCACCAGCGCCAGCGCCAGGCAGAGCAGCATCCCCGCGCGCGCAGGCACTTTGCCGAGCGCCATCGCCACCACAATCGGCGAAGCCTGATAGGGCAATAGCGGCGTCGAATAGCCCAGCACCTGAATCATAATCACCGACAGTAGCGGAAAACCGGTGGCGTCAGCAAAGCTTTGCGCCAGCGTGGTAAACAGCGCCGGGACGCCGTTGGCGGTCATTATAAAATTGAGCGCGGTGGTAATGCCGGTGAGCGCGAGAAAACTGGTGAACGGGCGTTCGGCATCGAGCGGCATCACATGCAGCAGCGCATCGCCCACCGCGCTACCGATACCGGTTTGCGTCACGGTGATCGCCAGCCCCAAAATCCCGGCGACATAGATGCAGGTGCGGATATTTACCCCGCTGGAGAACTCATCGCCGGAGATAAAGCCAACGCGCGGTAGCAGCGTAACGAAAGCGGCTGCCAGCCCGGTCCACGCCGGGCCAATGCCGTGCCAGCTCTCCGTTACCCACAGCGTCAGCACCACCGCCAGCAGCCACGCGAGCCGCTTCTCATCCCCGCTCATGGGCGTAGAAGGCAGCGCTTCGCGCATCGCCTGCGGTTTACCGGGAAAGAGCCAGCAGATCAGGCCAATCAGAATTGCACCTTTCAGGATCCCCAGCACCGGCGTGTGCAGCAGCAGATATGGCAAATAGTTGAGATGGATACCGTAGGAGCCTTCCGCCGCGCCGCTCATCACCAGATTGGGAACGTTGGCAGGCAGAATGGTTGCCGAAAGTTGAAAGGTGCCGAAGCCAACCGCCAGCGCCAGGCCATACCACGCGCGCGTGCCCTCATTGATGCCAGCGCGTGCCGCCATCGCCGCGACAATCGGCATTAACAGCGCAATTCGCCCCATGTTGGAGGGCATAACAAACGCCAGCGCATAGCTGAGCAGCACCACGCTTGCCACCATCTGCGGCCAGGAGCCGGTCATCTTCGCCGACAGCGCCCGCGCCGCGCGATCCGCCAACCCGGTCTTACGGATAGCCACGCCAAGCACAAAACCGCTAAACACCAGCCAGAAAGCGGACGAAGCAAAACCGCCAAAAATCACCTCCGGCGGCGCGATTTTCGCGATCATCGCAGCGGTGAAAAAGAGCAGCGCAGTGATGAACTCCGGCAACAGCGACGTCGCCCAGAGAATAATAGTGATACCGACGATAACAGAGGGAAGGAACAGAGGGTGTGAAAGCCAGAGCGACATGCCTGTCTCCTGTAGATTTTTTCAGCAAGTCTACGGGGACAGGCAGAGTGAGTAAATGCGAATTATGGTGGGGTTATTTGAGGATCTCGCACTGATGATCCTGAATCTCTTCCGCCGATGCGCGGTTTAACGCCAGCAGATTTCGCTCTGTCGCCAGCAGCACAAACGAGCCGTCCGACTGCTGCGCCAACGCCAGTGCAAAGCGACCCATATGTGCTTTCGCATCCGGCACCTCTTCCGCCAGCATCAGGAAGGGGCTACGCTGCGCCAGCTCTGCCGCCGTTACACGCCGGGCTAAATACTCATGCCCAAGCAGCCCGCCGGGAAACACCAGCCACTGGCTACTGATGCGCCCGGCATTCTCATCAAGCTTTTCGCGCACGTCGGTACGCAGGCAGGAGATATGAATATGGAAATGGTTCTGCGTGCGGCCAGAGCGGGAGTTAATCGCCAGCGAGACCGCCTCATCCGGGATCGGACTGCCGCGCCGAGTGCTCATCACATCGCGTGATTGCCAGGACTGCCAGAAGAAGTTCGGCGTAGCAGACTTAAGCAGTACCGGGCTTTCGGTGCCGTTAACCAGATAGGTGGGCATTAACAAATACTGCAACGGGCCGTTGCGGTCCTTCATTAACACATAGCCGTTTTTGAAATTAACCTGCTCGCAGGGTGCGGGGTTGTTGTGATTACGCATATTGGGCAGGCACTGCTGAAAGACGATTTGGCGCAACGCGTCCGGGTTGCTGGTGAACTTCATCCAAATCCATACACCTGCGGCTGCAACGACAATCAGGACCAGCAGGGCAATCATAAGACGTTTAACAGTTTTCATTTTCCGCTTCCTTTGCTGAAAGAAACGGCATAATAGCGCAAAAATTAAACGAAGTGACACATCGATTTTGCCGGATAGCACTGACGCCATCCGGCTGGTTTAACAGTAAAAATTAGCGTTTGCTGATCTCATCAAAGGTGCCGCCGTTGGCGAAGTGCTCTTTCTGCGCCTTGCTCCAGCCGCCGAACACATCATCAATGGTGAACAATTTCAGTTTCGGGAATTCGCTGGCGTACTTCGCCGCAACCTGCGCATCACGCGGGCGGTAGAAGTTCTTCGCGGCAATCTCCTGCCCTTCTGGCGAGTAGAGATATTTCAGATAGGCTTCCGCCACTTTCTGAGTGCCCTTTTTATCCGCAACTTTATCGACCACCGACACGGTCGGCTCGGCGAGGATAGATTCACTCGGGGTGACGATCTCAAACTTATCTTTGCCCAGTTCTTTGGTCGCCAGCAGCGCTTCGTTTTCCCACGCAATCAGCACATCGCCAATCCCGCGTTCCACGAAGGTGTTGGTCGCGCCGCGCGCGCCGGAGTCGAGCACTTCGACGTTTTTGTACAGCGCTTTAACAAACTCCTGCGCTTTAGCCTGATCGCCGCCGTTCTGATGCAGAGCGTAGCCCCAGGCCGCCAGGTAGTTCCAGCGTGCGCCACCGGAGCTTTTCGGGTTCGGCGTGATAACGGAGACGCCCGGTTTTACCAGATCGTTCCAGTCATGAATCTGTTTCGGGTTGCCTTTACGCACCAGGAAGACAATGGTCGAAGTGTAGGGTGCAGAGTTGTCGGGCAGGCGTTTGATCCAGTTTTTATCGATACGACCGCGTTCGGCAATCGCGTCGACGTCATAGGCCAGCGCCAGCGTCACCACATCGGCGTCAATACCGTTGATAACCGAAGTCGCCTGTTTGCCGGAGCCGCCGTGCGACTGGCGGATCACCACATTGTCGCCGGTCTCCTGTTTCCAGTGCGCGCTGAACGCTTTGTTGTACTGCTCGTACAGTTCACGCGTCGGATCGTAAGACACGTTCAATAGTTGAATATCTTTTGCCAGTACGCTGCTGGAAGCCAGCAGCAGCGTTAAGCCCACGCCCCATTTATTCATTGCCCGCTCTCTTCGGTTGTCAATTTTGATGACACCAGCCTGCCAGAAAGGGATCCGATGATTAAAGAATAAAAAAAGATTGGCTATAACTTTGAGGAATATATTGCGGTAAAAAAACGCCCTCAGCAACGAGGGCGTATTGCGTATCAGTAGAGCTTTTTGGCGCAGTCCAGCCAGTCGCCTTTGAACGGACGCTTCATGTTTTCAATCGCGTCGATGATGTCGTGATGCACCATTTTTTCGTTCTGGATGCCGACGCAGCGACCGCCGTAGCCCTGCAGCAGCAGATCGATAGCGTAGGAACCCATGCGGGAGGCAAGTATGCGGTCGTAAGGCACCGGCGAACCGCCACGCTGGATGTGGCCCAGCACGGTCGCGCGAGTTTCGCGCTGCGTTTCGCTCTCAATATACTTCGCCAGCTCGTCGATATCGCAGATGTGCTCGGTGATCGCCACAATCGCGTGTTTTTTACCTTTGGCGATACCAGCTTTGATCTCGGCTACCAGGTCTTCGCGGTTGAACTCCACTTCCGGCAGAACGATAAACTCACACCCGCCGGCAATGGCTGCGGCCAGGGTCAGATCGCCACAGTAACGGCCCATCACTTCAACGATGGAGATACGCTGGTGTGAAGAGGAGGTGTCGCGCAGGCGGTCAATCGCTTCAACCACGGTTTGCAGCGCAGTGAAGTAGCCGATGGTGTAGTCGGTACCGGCAACGTCGTTATCGATGGTGCCCAGCAGACCGATGCACGGGAAGCCCATTTCGGTCAGGCGCTTCGCGCCCATGTAGGAGCCGTCGCCGCCGATAACGACCAGCGCGTCAATGCCGCGCTTTTTCATATTTTCGATAGCCACGGCACGGATATGCTCTTCGCGGAACTCCGGGAAGCGGGCAGAGCCGAGGAAGGTACCGCCGCGGTTGATCATGTCAGACACGCTGTAGCGGTCGAGCTGGATCATCCGGTCTTCATACAGGCCCAGGTAGCCGTCGTAGATACCTGCAACTTCCAGACCTTCTGTTAATGCTGCACGGACAACGCCGCGGATGGCGGCATTCATGCCTGGCGCATCACCGCCGCTTGTCAACACACCGATTTTTTTAATCATGACTACCTCTGAACTTAGGAATGCAAAATAAAATTCTGTGGCCCGAAGCAACTCCCACGGGGAGCGAACAACAATGCTGCAAATAGTATCTCAATCCACTACTGCTGAATTGATTCAGGTCAGGCGAAATGGGGGTATTTTATACACAACCGCACTGACTGACCCACACTTAAAAAACGCGTTACGAAAGCCTCTGCGGGCTTATCGTCCTTGAGGAACAACTGAGCACGGATCCTGATGAATAATCACATCGGAGCCGGGGAAACGGCGCAAAATCGCCTGCTCTACCTGTTCGGCGACAAGGTGCGCCTCAACCAGCGGCAGGTGATCGTCCATTTCCAGATGTATTTGAATAAAGCGGGTCGGCCCTGACTGCCGCGTGCGAAGATCGTGAGCGCCTCTGACGCCCGGCCAGGAAGTGACAATATCAACAATTTCCTGACGCTCTCCATCGGGTAGTGCGCGATCTAGCAGCGCCTGTACCGCCTCATACCCCATACGCAACGCACTGTACAAGATATAGCCGCCGATACCCAGCGCAAACAGCGCATCCGCCCGGTGCCAGCCATACCACGCCAGCCCAAGCGCGATGAGAATAGCGCCGTTCATCATAACATCAGACTGATAATGAAGCATATCCGCGCGCACCGCCTGGCTGTGTGTTTTGCGCACAACCCAGCGCTGAAAGGTGACCAGAATCACAGTGCTGAGCAGCGCCACCAGCGTGACGGCAACGCCAATTCCCGCGGCCTGCAACGGCTCCGGCCGCGCAAGGTGCTGAATGCCGGTTAAAAAGAGGAACAGCGCGGAGCCCGAGATAAACATGCTCTGCGCCAGCGCGGCTAATGACTCCGCTTTGCCGTGCCCGAACGTATGCTCCTCATCTGCCGGTTGTAGCGAATAGCGCACCACCAGCAGGTTGGTGAGCGACGCGGCGATATCCACCAGCGAATCGACCAGCGCCGCCAGAATACTGACCGAACCGGTGTGCCACCAGGCGAAAATTTTAATCACCAGCAGCAGCGACGCCATGATGGTTGCCGCCATTGCCGCCCGTGTGACCAGCCGTCCATAAGATGCTTTCATACACGCTCCTGCTTGTCGTTGGCGGAATTATAACGGATAGCAAAAGGAGCAATGGAGAAAATAGGGGCAGGAATTGCAGGCAAAAAAAACCCCCACATCATGTGGGGGAAGACAGGGATGGTGTCTATGGCAAGGAAAAACAGGGGTTGTTACCTGGTACTGCTACTACTCATTACCGTCAACGGGGAGCTTTTTTGCATCTGCGCAACGTTACGCAGCTTTGCCATCCGTTGTTGGTGCTTCTGGTTTAAAACCGCTTGCTGCTCCGGCGTTAGCAGGTGGTACATCTGGTTGCGGACTTTCGCCATCTCAACCTGGCGAGCGACCTGCTCCTGCGCCATTTTTTCTGCCTGAGCGCGTACAGCGGTTTCATCAAATTTATCTGCGGTGACAAGGCTGTGCATTGTCTCCATTTCGCTAACATTAACAGGTGGCTGGTCGTGCCGCGCCTGTGTCATCAGATCCCGCATCTGCTGGCGCTGATGTTCGGTCAGATTAATACCGTCGAACATATGGCTCTGAACACTGCGCTGTGCAATCCCTTCAGTCGGATGCCAGTTATCGCCTGTTACGGCTTCAGCAGCCTGGCTAACAGCGCTTAATGTCAGCGTTGAGGCCATGACGGCAGCGGTAACGATGCGCATCATTTACTCCAGTAACCTATTTGTCTCACGAGTGAACGAAAATCAGTCTACGATTCAGGCTGCAAACATGCGTCAGGGGGTGTAAAACAACGTAAAGTCATGGATTAGCGACGCTTGATGACGTAATTTCTGCCTCGGAGGTATTTAAACAATGAATAAAATCCTTTTAGTAGATGATGACCGAGAGCTGACTTCCTTGTTAAAGGAACTTCTCGACATGGAAGGTTTTAACGTGCTCGTTGCCCATGACGGTGAACAGGCGCTCGACCTCCTTGATGACAGCATCGATTTGCTTTTGCTCGACGTGATGATGCCGAAGAAAAACGGCATTGATACCCTTAAAGAGCTTCGCCAGACACACCAGACACCGGTAATCATGCTTACAGCCCGCGGCAGCGAGCTGGATCGCGTTCTCGGCCTTGAGCTGGGCGCGGATGACTATCTTCCGAAACCCTTTAACGATCGTGAACTCGTGGCGCGTATTCGCGCGATTTTGCGCCGCTCCCACTGGAGCGAACAGCAGCAGAACAGCGACAGCGGTTCGCCGACGCTGGAAGTGGACGCGCTTAGCCTCAATCCTGGCCGCCAGGAAGCGAGCTTTGACGGCCAGTCGCTGGAGCTTACCGGCACCGAATTTACCCTGCTCTACCTGCTGGCTCAGCATTTAGGCCAGGTGGTGTCGCGTGAACACCTGAGCCAGGAAGTGCTGGGTAAACGTCTGACGCCGTTCGATCGCGCCATCGACATGCATATCTCCAACCTGCGCCGCAAACTGCCGGAGCGTAAAGATGGGCATCCGTGGTTTAAAACCCTGCGCGGCCGCGGTTATCTGATGGTCTCCGCTTCATGATAGGAAGTTTGACCGCCCGCATCTTCGCCATCTTCTGGTTAACCCTGGCGCTGGTGTTGATGCTGGTATTGATGGTGCCAAAGCTGGACTCCCGCCAGATGACGGAGCTGCTCGACAGCGAGCAGCGCCAGGGTCTGATGATTGAACAGCATGTGGAAGCGGAGCTGGCTAACGACCCGCCGAACGATCTGATGTGGTGGCGAAGGCTGTTTCGCGCCATCGACAAATGGGCGCCGCCCGGTCAACGTCTGCTGCTGGTCACCAGCGAAGGGCGCGTGATCGGCGCGGAGCGCAGCGAAATGCAGATCATCCGCAACTTTATCGGCCAGGCCGATAACTCC
This Kosakonia cowanii JCM 10956 = DSM 18146 DNA region includes the following protein-coding sequences:
- the tpiA gene encoding triose-phosphate isomerase, whose translation is MRHPLVMGNWKLNGSRHMVNELIANLRTELAGVSGCGVAIAPPNLYLDLAKHAADGSHIILGAQNVDTNLSGAFTGETSAEMLKDIGAKYIIIGHSERRTYHAESDELIAKKFAVLKEQGLVPVLCIGETEAENEAGKTEEVCARQIDAVLKTQGASAFEGVVIAYEPVWAIGTGKSATPAQAQAVHKFIRDHIAKADAKVAEQVIIQYGGSVNASNAAELFAQPDIDGALVGGASLKADAFAVIVKAAEAAKQA
- the fieF gene encoding CDF family cation-efflux transporter FieF (FieF, a metal efflux transporter, is a member of the CDF (cation diffusion facilitator) family of transporters.); the encoded protein is MKASYGRLVTRAAMAATIMASLLLVIKIFAWWHTGSVSILAALVDSLVDIAASLTNLLVVRYSLQPADEEHTFGHGKAESLAALAQSMFISGSALFLFLTGIQHLARPEPLQAAGIGVAVTLVALLSTVILVTFQRWVVRKTHSQAVRADMLHYQSDVMMNGAILIALGLAWYGWHRADALFALGIGGYILYSALRMGYEAVQALLDRALPDGERQEIVDIVTSWPGVRGAHDLRTRQSGPTRFIQIHLEMDDHLPLVEAHLVAEQVEQAILRRFPGSDVIIHQDPCSVVPQGR
- a CDS encoding CDP-diacylglycerol diphosphatase is translated as MKTVKRLMIALLVLIVVAAAGVWIWMKFTSNPDALRQIVFQQCLPNMRNHNNPAPCEQVNFKNGYVLMKDRNGPLQYLLMPTYLVNGTESPVLLKSATPNFFWQSWQSRDVMSTRRGSPIPDEAVSLAINSRSGRTQNHFHIHISCLRTDVREKLDENAGRISSQWLVFPGGLLGHEYLARRVTAAELAQRSPFLMLAEEVPDAKAHMGRFALALAQQSDGSFVLLATERNLLALNRASAEEIQDHQCEILK
- the cpxR gene encoding envelope stress response regulator transcription factor CpxR, producing the protein MNKILLVDDDRELTSLLKELLDMEGFNVLVAHDGEQALDLLDDSIDLLLLDVMMPKKNGIDTLKELRQTHQTPVIMLTARGSELDRVLGLELGADDYLPKPFNDRELVARIRAILRRSHWSEQQQNSDSGSPTLEVDALSLNPGRQEASFDGQSLELTGTEFTLLYLLAQHLGQVVSREHLSQEVLGKRLTPFDRAIDMHISNLRRKLPERKDGHPWFKTLRGRGYLMVSAS
- a CDS encoding sulfate ABC transporter substrate-binding protein gives rise to the protein MNKWGVGLTLLLASSSVLAKDIQLLNVSYDPTRELYEQYNKAFSAHWKQETGDNVVIRQSHGGSGKQATSVINGIDADVVTLALAYDVDAIAERGRIDKNWIKRLPDNSAPYTSTIVFLVRKGNPKQIHDWNDLVKPGVSVITPNPKSSGGARWNYLAAWGYALHQNGGDQAKAQEFVKALYKNVEVLDSGARGATNTFVERGIGDVLIAWENEALLATKELGKDKFEIVTPSESILAEPTVSVVDKVADKKGTQKVAEAYLKYLYSPEGQEIAAKNFYRPRDAQVAAKYASEFPKLKLFTIDDVFGGWSKAQKEHFANGGTFDEISKR
- the pfkA gene encoding 6-phosphofructokinase, translated to MIKKIGVLTSGGDAPGMNAAIRGVVRAALTEGLEVAGIYDGYLGLYEDRMIQLDRYSVSDMINRGGTFLGSARFPEFREEHIRAVAIENMKKRGIDALVVIGGDGSYMGAKRLTEMGFPCIGLLGTIDNDVAGTDYTIGYFTALQTVVEAIDRLRDTSSSHQRISIVEVMGRYCGDLTLAAAIAGGCEFIVLPEVEFNREDLVAEIKAGIAKGKKHAIVAITEHICDIDELAKYIESETQRETRATVLGHIQRGGSPVPYDRILASRMGSYAIDLLLQGYGGRCVGIQNEKMVHHDIIDAIENMKRPFKGDWLDCAKKLY
- the cpxP gene encoding cell-envelope stress modulator CpxP yields the protein MRIVTAAVMASTLTLSAVSQAAEAVTGDNWHPTEGIAQRSVQSHMFDGINLTEHQRQQMRDLMTQARHDQPPVNVSEMETMHSLVTADKFDETAVRAQAEKMAQEQVARQVEMAKVRNQMYHLLTPEQQAVLNQKHQQRMAKLRNVAQMQKSSPLTVMSSSSTR
- a CDS encoding SLC13 family permease; the protein is MSLWLSHPLFLPSVIVGITIILWATSLLPEFITALLFFTAAMIAKIAPPEVIFGGFASSAFWLVFSGFVLGVAIRKTGLADRAARALSAKMTGSWPQMVASVVLLSYALAFVMPSNMGRIALLMPIVAAMAARAGINEGTRAWYGLALAVGFGTFQLSATILPANVPNLVMSGAAEGSYGIHLNYLPYLLLHTPVLGILKGAILIGLICWLFPGKPQAMREALPSTPMSGDEKRLAWLLAVVLTLWVTESWHGIGPAWTGLAAAFVTLLPRVGFISGDEFSSGVNIRTCIYVAGILGLAITVTQTGIGSAVGDALLHVMPLDAERPFTSFLALTGITTALNFIMTANGVPALFTTLAQSFADATGFPLLSVIMIQVLGYSTPLLPYQASPIVVAMALGKVPARAGMLLCLALALVSYLLLLPLDYAWFKVLGKL